One Panicum virgatum strain AP13 chromosome 9K, P.virgatum_v5, whole genome shotgun sequence genomic region harbors:
- the LOC120652546 gene encoding endoplasmic reticulum-Golgi intermediate compartment protein 3-like, translating into MELWSKLRNLDAYPKVNEDFYSRTLSGGLITILSSLAILLLFFSEIRLYLYSATESKLTVDTSRGERLHINFDVTFPALPCSLVAVDTMDVSGEQHYDIKHDIIKKRIDHLGNVIESRKDGVGAPKIERPLQKHGGRLDHNEVYCGSCYGSEESDDQCCNSCEEVRDAYRKKGWALTNVELIDQCKREGFVQRLKDETGEGCKIHGFVNVNKVAGNFHFAPGKSLEQSFNFLQDLLNLQPESYNISHKINKLSFGEEFPGVVNPLDGVGWTQDNSNGLTGMYQYFVKVVPTIYTDIRGRKIHSNQFSVTEHFREAIGYPRPPPGVYFFYEFSPIKVDFTEENTSLLHFLTNICAIVGGIFTVAGIVDSFVYHGHRAIKKKMELGKLG; encoded by the exons ATGGAGCTCTGGAGCAAGCTGCGGAACCTGGACGCCTACCCGAAGGTGAACGAGGACTTCTACAGCCGCACCCTCTCCGGCGGCCTCATCACCatcctctcctccctcgccatcctcctcctcttcttctccgaGATCC GGCTGTATCTATATTCTGCTACAGAGAGTAAGCTCACTGTTGATACCTCAAGAGGGGAAAGACTACATATCAAT TTTGATGTTACATTCCCGGCCCTTCCTTGCTCTCTAGTTGCTGTTGATACAATGGATGTCAGTGGAGAGCAACATTATGATATA AAACATGACATTATAAAGAAAAGAATTGATCATCTTGGTAATGTAATTGAATCAAGAAAAGATGGAGTTGGTGCCCCTAAG ATTGAAAGACCATTACAAAAGCATGGCGGTAGGCTTGACCACAATGAGGTTTACTGTGGATCTTGTTATGGTTCTGAGGAG TCAGATGATCAGTGTTGTAACTCCTGTGAAGAAGTTCGTGATGCATATCGGAAGAAAGGATGGGCTCTCACCAATGTAGAATTAATTGATCAG TGCAAGAGAGAGGGCTTCGTACAAAGGTTAAAAGATGAGACAGGGGAAGGTTGTAAAATCCATGGATTTGTAAATGTGAATAAAGTAGCTGGCAACTTTCACTTTGCCCCTGGGAAAAGCTTGGAGCAGTCATTCAACTTCCTGCAAGATCTGTTGAACCTCCAACCTGAATCTTACAAT ATAagtcacaagataaacaaaCTGTCCTTTGGGGAAGAGTTCCCCGGTGTTGTCAATCCTCTTGATGG AGTTGGGTGGACACAGGATAACTCCAATGGGTTAACAGGGATGTACCAGTATTTTGTGAAG GTTGTTCCTACGATCTACACGGATATTAGGGGACGGAAGATTCACTCAAATCAG TTTTCCGTAACTGAGCACTTCAGAGAGGCAATTGGCTATCCTAGGCCTCCACCTGGTGTATATTTCTTCTACGAATTTTCACCAATTAAG GTTGATTTTACTGAAGAAAATACATCGCTCCTTCACTTCCTGACAAACATATGTGCTATTGTTGGAG GTATTTTCACAGTTGCTGGCATCGTCGATTCTTTCGTGTACCATGGTCATCGTgccatcaagaaaaagatggagCTCGGAAAGCTTGGGTAA